Within the Pseudanabaena sp. BC1403 genome, the region TAGACCGATATATGCTGACTCTAACTTGGATGGCACAAGGCGAAATTACCATTCCTATACTCATAGCGATCGCAGGAATTCTTATTTATCGTGACGAGGCAGTTCCAGCTCTGATTTTAGCGATCGGGCTAAGCGGTTCATGGTTGCTTAATGGGATTTTCAAGTCTTTCTTTCGACGTAAAAGACCTGATCTATGGGCTTCTTCTAAACGTCCGATGGATTACAGTTATCCCAGCGGTCATTCCATGAGTGCAGTTTCCTTTTACGGTTTATTAGCGGCGATCTTAACGCAGTCTCTAAGTATTCCTTTAGGACTTACTGTTCCCTTAGCTGCGTTTTTAACCTTGGGGGTGGGCTTTAGTCGAGTGTATTTTGGGGTGCATTGGCCAACAGATGTCCTGAGTGGATGGGTTGCAGGCGGCATATGGCTTGCATCCTGCTTATACGGACTAGTTCAAATTAGTGGAATTTAAACTGAGATTGATGGGCGATCAGTGGAAATGCTGCCAGCTTGCTCTGTCAAACCATAGCTATTGTTTTCGTCAGCGAACTTTAATAGCAACTCAGGCGTAGGAACACAAATCAAAAGAGCATCTGGAACCACTTCCACAGTGATGGGAGTAACGCCTAGATACTGTCCATCGGCATGAACTTCTAAGGGTGGATAACTCTTAATCTCAATTTTAGCAGCGCGATGAGTCTTGAGCCGCTCATGGGGAAGACGTTCACCCTGCATAGCTTTAAAGAAATGAC harbors:
- a CDS encoding phosphatase PAP2 family protein, with protein sequence MVQVSTRLYWLFQSLIAFTPYLLAGLLAGTLVLALGVFIARFLLWDWLLPFEELCLLTLKEWTNPTLDRYMLTLTWMAQGEITIPILIAIAGILIYRDEAVPALILAIGLSGSWLLNGIFKSFFRRKRPDLWASSKRPMDYSYPSGHSMSAVSFYGLLAAILTQSLSIPLGLTVPLAAFLTLGVGFSRVYFGVHWPTDVLSGWVAGGIWLASCLYGLVQISGI